In the genome of Bradyrhizobium ottawaense, the window GTCGCCGCCGCCATGGGGCACACCGTTGGCACCTGAAACCCTAGTGTTCGATTGCCCGTCGCGGTGCGGGCGGCGAGTTGAAGGAGACGCATTTGGACGAGCGACCATCGCCAAAGGCTACGCGAGCAAACCAAGAGTTTTTCGATATCTTGGCGGGTGACATTTTCGCGCGCCTCTACCATGCCTTTCCGGCGCCCACCGACTTGATTCCGGACGGAATTATTCCGGCGCTCGGTGGACAAGAGGAAATTGACGACAATCCGGAGCGCATGCAAGCGCTGTACGGGCACACCGTCCAATGGCTTTCCGATGAAGGATATCTGAGGTTTGGGCAAGCTGCTCATCAGGACGAGGACGACAGTGTAGCATTCTTTGATGTGGTGCTCACTTCGAAGGGCCTGGAAGCTCTCCGCAAAACACCAGGTTCATTGACGGGACCCGGGGAGACCCTTGGCGAAAAGATCGAGGAGACCGCCAAAGACATAAGTTCAGACGCAGCGAAAGACCTGATGAAGCAACTTATTCCCCTAGCGCTAGGCTGGATCAAAGGAATGAGCGGCCTTTGATCGCCCTGAGCCGTCGCCATTTGATCGTCGCGGCGGCTCGTCTATCCAACTGTCGCCAGCGCCCTAAGGCCATAGACAGCCGAAGCTGTGCCGCCTCCAATGGCCCGCAGGCCGAACGACACGTAGTGATATCCGTCCGCTCCTGCCTTTTGATTCATCATGCCTGATGCAGGAATGCGGAGCGTTGCCCCGGTCGGGTTGACGTCCCAATTGTCCCCGACCACGCCGTCGAAGAACATCGCGAACCCGCAGGCACCCGTGCTCGTGTAGTTGGTCAATGTTCCCGTGATTTTCGCGTCGACAACCTCGTCCGCCCAGGCAACGAATTCAGCCTTGGAAACCGCTTTCTCGGTGTAATTGCTCGTTCCGGTGTCGGTTGAAACTCCGTCGACCGCGCCAGTCACATCGCGGCGACCGCGATTGAACCACGACGCAACGAAGCGCTGCGACGCCGTGTCCGCGAACGCAGGTCCAGTGATGACGCGGACTTGACCGACGAGCGAACGCGCATCGTCGCCGCTCTTGATCTCGGTGCCCTCGTTGCCGCTGGTTGTCGAGGTTGCGTGTGCTGTCGTTGACGCTTCGAGGGCGTTGACCACGCCACCCGATTGCGTCGCATAGATGAAATAGGTCGTCCCCGGCGTGAGGCCAGTAGGCGCCAACGATACGCCCGCGTTCGGGACCGAGCAGACTTGGCCGTTAATTCTGATCGCCTTGCCGTTGAACTGTTGCAGGACGACATTCGAACCGGACTTGACCAGCTTGCATTGCCCCGTTGCGCCGGCACCGGCCGCGCCCGTGGCACCGGTGGATCCTGTGGTGCCGGTATCACCCTTGCTCGCCAGGAGCTGCCAGTAGGTCGTATTCGGCGCGGCCTGACCAGAGCCGGGTGTTGCATTGATCCAGATATAGGACGACCCGGCGTCGGTCATGACGTCGCCATAGGAATAAACCGTGGCGTTGTCGTAGGCCCCTGTGAAGTTGAACCCCTTGTAGATGCCGAGGAAGGTCCACACGCCCCCGCTCATCACCCAGACTTTGCCGGTCGACGGCTGGATCGCGGTCTGATCTTCCTCGCCGAGCGAGGGATCCGGCACGGTCTCGTCATCGCCGACGACGACCGGAATCTCACGCGCATTGAGCGCAGTGACCAGCTTGCCGACGGTCGACATCGCTTCGGAGCCAGCGAAACGCTGCGGCGAGACCTGCCAGATCTTGTAGGCCGCGCCGGAAACAGCGCCGCCGCCCCAGGGCGGGATAACCAGATGCGTGGCGTCGGTGACGTCAGTGATGACCGACTGAAAGTTGCCGATTTGGAGAATGTCGCCGGGCTTGACACTGCCGTCATTCCAGATCGTGCCGGAGCCCGTCGCCGTCGTTCCGCCAGCGGAGACGGAGACGGTGCCGGTCGAGTATGAGGATAGTGCGGTCATCGAGATTTTTCCCTTGCTTCAAGAATTGCGTTCGCTTCCGCGCTTGGAAGCCACACGCCGTCGACCTTCTGCCAGGTCTTGCCGGTGGATGGCTGGAAGGCGACCAGACCGATTGCGTCGGCCGGCGGCTCGGTAAGTTCAGGCGGAAGGTTGTGCAGTTCGATTTTCATAGCGACGCTCCTCATTCGTTGTGCTCGCGATCAGGCCATTTCCACCGGCTCCATTCGGCATCCGCACCGAGGGAGTCGAAATCTTGGTCGAGTATCGTCGCATCGACCGGAGGCGCCACGGGCGGTTGCTCGCTCCGATCCCGCCGCTGATTACGGTCGGGAATCATATCTCCCGCCTCTTTTTGGCCATGTGGAAAATACGTACGGTATCAGCGTGGCGGGCGGCGCGGTCGCGGGCCAATTCCTCGCGCAGTTGCAGAACCGTTTCTTGCGAGGCGCCTTCGCCGATGCTGATCTGCCGGTTGTCCTGCATGACCACGGCGGGGCTGCTGTTGCCGGCGGCGCGGCTCATGTGTCCAACCAAGCCGCCATCCGCATAACCGCGCAGGCTGTCCAGATTGGCGACGCCAACGCGACGCACGGTGACCGCGTCCATGACGTATTCGCCCTTGTGAACGATACCGGCCGGTTCGAATTTGCCACCGGAGCCAGTGAAGCCGCCATTGGCGAACATGGGGAACGACAGGCCACCAGTGCCGGCCCCGAGTTCCGAGCCCGACCAAGTTGGGACGCTCCCCGAACCCGCGCCGCCGCCGATCCCAAACAGTGAACCGATGCCGCTCGATGAGCCACCAAAGGCGCTTGCCCACAATTTGTCGGCCGCCATCGACACGAGCTTGTCACTGATCTTGCCGAGGGCATCGAGGCCGGAGGATTTGAAAGCATCCCAGGCGCTCGCGCCGCCGCGGATCTGCTGGCCGAAGCTCGTGAAGAACCCGCGGTTCACGCTCATTCCCTCGACCATGAGCGAGTCGAGTTGCTTGCGTGCATTGCCAGCGTCGTTCAAGGCTTGCTGAAGTTGGGGCAGAGCGGCGCCCGCAACCTTCGCCTGGTCCCCAAGGTCTTCCATCTGGCGCGCGCTGCGATTCAGGGCCGCCGCAAATTCGTTCGGATTCTTTGGATCAAATAGACCCTGCTCTTGCCACATGCGAAGCTGATCCCCAGCCGCCTTTGTGGCGTCACCCATGCGGAAAATGCCGATCTGCGCCATGGTTCAGTGCTCCTCAATCGACATGCGTTGGCCAATCCGATCGTCCGGCCAACGGTGAAAAATCTGCGTCTCGATGCCGTCGGGACTGATGGTGGTCAGTTCGGCATAACCGCCGACGCGGGAATAACCATCGTCCGCGGGCGTCCGTCGCTGCAGATTGATGAGATCGCGCAGCCCGTTCACGATGTCCTCGGGGGCGTCGTCTGGATCCGGTGCGACGAAGCCAGTTGCCGCAACCAATTCATCGGATGGCCATGGGCCAAAGAAGGTCGATCCGACGGGGCAAATTAGATAGGGCCGCAGACCTATACCGCTGCTATCGTGGCCCGGCGTGCGGATGAAAAACAGTGACGGGCAACCACGAAAGAAGCCGGCGAGGTTCAGTTCGAAAGGTCGGTACAGTCGAAATTCCTCGACGATCAACGGCAGCTCACGCGATACGATGCCGATCAGTTCGTCGAAGCTGGAAGCGCGTTTCTGAAGTTCGCGCGCCCCGGTGTCCAGGCCGAACGAATTGCCCCGACCGGTGATCACGGCCGGCCATTCGGGTATCGCGTGAATCTTGGACTTGAATTCAGTGACTGTGCCTTCGTCCAGATACGCCGCCGCGTCCGTTGCGATCAAAATGCAATTATGTTTTTTGGAGGCGATCAGGTTGTTCGCGGTCATCGGTTCGAAGCCTTCCGCTGCTTGTCAACCGTCCCGATGGTCTGCTTGGCCATGGTAGATTTCGTGTCGATTTCCAGGGCCGCTGAAAAGATCGCTTCGAGCAAGTCACTATCGGCGCCGGTTTTCAGTTCGCGCAGCCGCTCGACAGCGTCGTCGCGCGCACGCTCGACGTCTGACGGGCTGCCACCGCTTGCCACGGCGCGGAGCGCCGCAGCTTCGAAATCGAGAACGATCTGTTGGAGTGTCACGTCCGCTCACTCCGCCGCGGACGCGAGCGAGCCAAGCACGTTCAACGCTTCCGGCCCCTGACGCCGGTAAAGCTCGTCGAAATCGGCGCCCGCATCAGTCAACAGCGGATCGACCAACGGCTTGGCCCACACACGGAAATCGGTCGCGTGTGCCACTTCCGCGGCGGCGCGGATCTCCTTGTCGGCCTCGCGAATGAGTTCGTCGGCCATCTCCATCGCGGCCACGTCCGCTGCGATCTTGGCCAGCTCGGCGCCATGCGTCTGCCGAAGCATCGCATTGACGAGTTCGCCGTGAACGCTCTCGGGTACGCCGGAGAGTTCGGCAGGCGCCCTGGCCACCGCGGCGGCGATGTCCGGATGGAGACGCTGCGCGCGCTCCCGCTGCTCCTGCGGGAGGCCGCGAACATAGGCGCGGAATTCTTGATCTTGCAGAACGCCAGCAAGATCATCCTTTTCGCGCCCCGGCAGCTTCGGCAGCGACGACTTGATCTCGGCGCGAAGCTTTCGCAGAGTGACCCGGGATTGTGCGTTGGACTGAACGAGGCCGGCGATCTCGTCTCGCTTCGCAGCCTTCCGGCCGAGGTCGTTCAGGTGTTCCCATTGTGCTGACTTCGCAGCGCCTGCGGCCTTGTCTTTCACGCCGTTTTTGATCCCGAGCTGAATTCGCATGATCTCGCCGACTTGCTTCTGCACAGGGCGAGTTACGTCGAGCTGGTTGATGACGTCGGCGAAAAATTTGGACATTCGATTTCCTCTTTGAGGCTGCGCGGCCGGCGTCGGATTACTTGCGCGGGTCAGCCGGAACGATGGTCGTCACGCCGTTGACGGTGCTCGACATCGGAATGGGCGGCGTGGACGTGTGATGACCGAACGAGCCGTCGGACTCCATGCGGTGCTGACCGCGCTCGGCGACGTGATGACCGAATGAGCCGCCGGATTCCATGAGCGGGGTGTTGGGAACGACTACCTTGGACATTGCGAAATCTCCTTTGATGATTGAATTGGCGCAGGGCCGGCGAGAGGAACGCACCAACCCCGCGCCGTTCAGCCGCTGCTCATGCGGCGGCGGTAAGTTGAAAGTTTGCACTCATGTTGATTGTCAACATCACGCGGCGATAGGTTGGCCGCGCGCGGCGACGTCGCGTTCCCATGCGGCGAGTTCACCGAGGCGCCAGAAGCGAAGACGAGCGATGTAGATTGGGCGAGGGAAGGTGGGGTCGTCTTTGAGGCGACGCTCGACCCACATATGGCTAACGCCGCCATAACGGGCGCGGAGTTGCGTCGTGCGGATCAGGGCGTTGGGATCTTCAGTGGACATGCGGACCTCGTTGTTACTAACAAGGTCTCACAACTCATCACGTCCCGCTATCGAGTGGGACAGAGTGCCATTTCACGTTGACAGTTAGTGTCCGAGCAGAGCGCGGCGGATTGATTTCGCGCTGACGCCAAGTTTCGCGGCGGCGCGCTTGCTTGCTTCCGAGTCTGAAAATCCGCGATCACGCTCTGTCCAAAATGCTTTCCGCCGTTCAGCATCTCGGTCATGTGCTTTTTGATCGGGCGATTTGTATAGAGCCAGGCGACGAGCTATTTCGCCAAGCTCGCGGAGCGCTCCCAAGCGTTCGCCAAGACGATAACCAATGTAGGCCGCCGCCGCCGCATCGCCTTGCGCCAGGGTTCGGCGCAGTTCGTGGCAGGTTTCTGAAGCCCATGCAGCTACGCCATGGATATCGGCGGCGACGCATTCAGGGCGAGCCAAGATGTCCGCGGTGATGGCCTCAACCTCATCTAATAGGGTCTCGACCTGTTGCGGGCGCTGAACCGTCATGCCTGCTCCCTCTGAAACGGGAACACATTGCTGGCGGGACGACTGTTCACCAGATCGTCCACGTAGCGGGCCCATGCGGTGAATGCCTGCGTCTTCTCGCGGAGATATTTGTGCCGAGCGTAGACCCGGGCGACGCCGCGGATAGCGCCCGACGAGTGGTTGACGCAGGCTTCCGCGATCTCGATGGAGAACCCGAGCGCCTGCAAGCCGGAATAGAAGGTCCGGCGCAGGTCGTGCAATGTCCAGGGCTCAAATTGCGCGTTCGCGTCGCTCTTGCGCAACTCGGCAAGCATAGCTTCGTCGAACCGCTTCTTGGCCTTAGATAATCCGCTAATAGGCGTCTCGCCCGTCGTGGTGAACAACAACCCTTTTCCCTTGATTGTGGGAAGGGACTTCAGCAGCGCAACGGCCTGAGGGCTGAGCGGCACAAGATGCTCGCGCCCATTCTTGGTTCGCTCTTTTGGGATCGTCCACAACGGCTCGTTCCATCGGCTGCCGTCGTCGAGAACGATTGAGGTGCCGTGCAAGTCCAGCTCGGTTCGCGGCAGCTCGCGTAGTTCGTCGCGGCGCTGCCCGAGCAGGATCAACCCCTGCACAAGACACCCAAAGGGGTAGCCCTCCCGATCGGCCACTTTCCAGGCGGCGACCAGCTCGGCGGCCGTCAACTTGCGTTCGCGCTCTGTCTCGCGGGCGACGGCATCGAGCGATGCGACCGGGGACGCCTCGCGCATGTCCCGGTCGACGCACCAATCGAAAAAGGTCTTGAGGGTGGTCAGAGTGCGATTGGCTGTCACGCCGCGGCCGGAATCGACCAGTGCGTCGAGCAGCACGATCGCGTCATGCTTGGTGATGGAAGCGAGGGGGCGACCTGACCATTTGCCGAGAACGCCATTCCCGGTCGTTCCCCACTCGCCCGGCTTTTCCGGATCTGCTTTTAGGCCGAAATAGTGGGCAGTGAGCAGGCGGGTAGATTCCCGCAGACCTTGGCGCTTGCGGCCCTTGTACCGCTTCAGGAATTCGATCATGGCCGCGTCGATCGTGTTGTCGCGGACCGCCTCCCGCTTGGCCTCAGCCTTTTCCTGGCGGCGCACATGGG includes:
- a CDS encoding phage tail tape measure protein, which translates into the protein MAQIGIFRMGDATKAAGDQLRMWQEQGLFDPKNPNEFAAALNRSARQMEDLGDQAKVAGAALPQLQQALNDAGNARKQLDSLMVEGMSVNRGFFTSFGQQIRGGASAWDAFKSSGLDALGKISDKLVSMAADKLWASAFGGSSSGIGSLFGIGGGAGSGSVPTWSGSELGAGTGGLSFPMFANGGFTGSGGKFEPAGIVHKGEYVMDAVTVRRVGVANLDSLRGYADGGLVGHMSRAAGNSSPAVVMQDNRQISIGEGASQETVLQLREELARDRAARHADTVRIFHMAKKRREI
- a CDS encoding tyrosine-type recombinase/integrase; translated protein: MAKTRALSNLAIEQLKPRAVRYEKSDGGAAGLFLVVHPSGIKSWVFRFRSPVERDEVGQRAPKKLTLGPLALTPSPAQPQIGHPLTPSQARMLATAAAEDVRRGIDPTHVRRQEKAEAKREAVRDNTIDAAMIEFLKRYKGRKRQGLRESTRLLTAHYFGLKADPEKPGEWGTTGNGVLGKWSGRPLASITKHDAIVLLDALVDSGRGVTANRTLTTLKTFFDWCVDRDMREASPVASLDAVARETERERKLTAAELVAAWKVADREGYPFGCLVQGLILLGQRRDELRELPRTELDLHGTSIVLDDGSRWNEPLWTIPKERTKNGREHLVPLSPQAVALLKSLPTIKGKGLLFTTTGETPISGLSKAKKRFDEAMLAELRKSDANAQFEPWTLHDLRRTFYSGLQALGFSIEIAEACVNHSSGAIRGVARVYARHKYLREKTQAFTAWARYVDDLVNSRPASNVFPFQREQA